Part of the Chroicocephalus ridibundus chromosome 17, bChrRid1.1, whole genome shotgun sequence genome is shown below.
TGGACGTGGGTAGCAATTTTCCAACAGACtcacctccaaagcaaaatatcTTACCTAATGGCACAGATTTCTGTCAACACTGCCATTTCATTTCCTCATTTATGTCATGCTTAGTCTGCCATGCCTTTCATGTGCCAGGATGAGAGGCACAAGGATATCCTGAGCAGGGTCGTGCAGTTCGGGTAGAAAATGTGTCCAGAAATACTTTTGGGATTCCCTGCAGGCAGGGGATGTTGGCTTGCATCAGTGACGTGTGATTGTTTGCAACTCCCTTTGGAGGAGGACGCCCAGCTGTGGCCTGCACTGCACGTATCATCAGAGCAGCTTTCCTTAAGTACCTGTCCCgtgcttctctcccctccctttgTCTGCGCTCACTCTAATGGTCACTAGCTGGGGCATCTCCAGGCAGCCAGgagatttctttattttgataCCCTTTTCTCTGGGGAGAATGTTCACCAGGCTGAGTATGTAGGGTTGGGGTTAGGAAATCCAAAGACCACCTGGGGTTGAATCAGGGAAATCATGTGGAGGCCTTCCAATTTTTTTACCCTGAAGGAAAGAAGGCCTGGAAGAGAGAAGTCATGCTTCCTAGCAATGGGTAAAGGAGCTGATGGGAGGGAGTGAAGAACATAGAGCCAGACTGCCCTGAGTCCTTTCCAGTGAAGGGACAAGAGGTAATAGGCACATATTGAAATATGGGAAATTCCATGTAAACATAAGAAAAGCCTTTGttggtgtgagggtggtcaagcactggcgGGGTTTGCCCAAATAGGTTATGAATTCTCCATCCTTGTAGGGATTTGGAGCTTGATAGGACTTGGCACTGAGCATCCTCCAAAgcctgactctgctttgagcattgggattggactagatgatcctgtGATTTTGTCATGGGAAAAGATGGGTGATGCTGCCCCTAAGAAGGAAGAACTGGTTGAAAACATTGGAATTAAGGGCAGCTTTGGCTGTCACACCTGAGAAACAGAGAGTTCAAGACCTGAAGACAGGAAGGAAAGTGAGTAGCAGAGTACAGCCCTTGGACTTCAGGCACGCCAACTTTGGCCTATTCAGTCAGCTGGTAGGGAAGATGCCATGGAGGCAGATGTGAACCAGAAAGGAGCTCAGAAGTGCTGGCAAAAGCTTAGATACCTCATGGTCCAAGAACAAGAAGGGTCCAGGCCAATACTCATGACAACAAGTAGACACCTCAGCAGACCGGCTTTGGCTAAGTGGGGTACGCAAGGTGGAGCACCAGCATCAAGAGGTAGCATGCTGGAGGTAAAAGGAGGAATGAGCTGCAAAGGAGgaatttagaaacatttcttGAGCAGGTTGGGATGCTGATAAGAAGTCAAAGCTCAGCTTGTGTTGAGTCTTGCAAGGGGCATCAAGAACAACAGATGGACATCAAATCAAGGATTGTCTGAGAAAAGTTGACTCGTACAAGCCAGTTGATGTGCTCTAGGGCAGGACTGCGACAAAGGAAGTCCTGAACCAGTGGGAGGACTGTGCTAGAGGAGTCCCATGGCATTAAGAAGGACAAATGGCAAGTTCATCACCTGGAAAGGAAGAACCTGTTGCATCAGTACAGACTGCaaactgaactattctatgacGTTAGGGCTCTCAAACCTCCTCTATGTAGATCTGCCTGCAGAGGCAGGGTCAACCTTGGGGAGAGACTCGGAGGGTGGAAGGGAACGGACAGACAGGCCTCATCTTCCTGGACAAAGAGACCAGGCTGTGGTGAGGAGCTGTCCTGACTGCTctatggagggaaagaaaggcttTCAGAAAATTTCTCCCCACCGGTCAGGGCTCTTACTTGGGTCTCAGGTGACATGTCTTCATGAAGCATTAGGGCTTCAAGCACACCTCCTCACCCATGCCCCAAAGGGCTCCTCTGGCATGACCACAAGCCAGCACCATGGCAGATGCAAGGAAACTTCTCCCAACTCCCCGTTGAGTGACGTCTGTCAGGACCTTGAGGTGTCATGTGCTGGAGGATGCTGAGGGATGGGAGGTGCTCAGAAGGGCCCAGAGTACACAACCAGCTCTCAGACTACATGAAGGAGGTGATGCACTTCCATGCTCTGCTGTCATGGAGGCAGCTGAGATGTATCCCAGGAGGGCAAGGTTACGCCTTCATGAGGCAAGCTTCCTGGGACGGACTCTCCCTACGCATGGTGAGTCACACTCTAATTGTGGATTGGCCATGTgtcagccttttggtgtgacgCCAAGCCAGGAGTGCGTGCTGTTTGCAGGTGCATGTCCCACACAAGACTGAATTGCCCTGTGGCCAGGGCAGTTTCATCCATGCCCAGGGAAAACCATCTCTGAGCACTGGGCTGTACCTGAGTACACAGCTCCAGGCAGCTCCAACAGCCTTTGCCCTCCAGAGTGACCTTGCCAGCACTTCCACAGCTCAGAGTGCTCACAGGATGGTCAGAGTGTTTTGGAAAAGCCACCTTGCCTTTGGGTATGCTCTTGGTCCAGGTCCAAAATGTGCAGCCAGAGTGCATGGTAGTGCGAAGGGCGTGGGTGAATCGAGGCGCTGTCTGAAGCCCCAGCCCCCACCTCCTACCCCCTCCAGTAGTGAGGATGGATCTGATTCCAATGGGGTTGTTGAGGAATCATGGTGTTCAGAAAGATTTTTCGTCTTCAATTCTGCTGAAGGTAGTGATCAGAGATCCCACGAGAGTGCAACAAGAGAAGATGACTTTGCCAAATAAACTGGTATAGGATTAAGTGAGGAATTTGTGTCACATCGTCAGGCAGAAGAGCCTGTGGGCACCTAGGAGAGGATTGCATTCATATGAGGATATGAGCATCTTTCTGCAATGGGGATTGAAAACAACGTCACCAGATTTCCCCACACCCATTTTCCCTGTTTACAGACACCTTTCCTACACTTGGGGGTACATCTTCTACCCATACTGGTCCCTTCCTGGAATTTCCTTGGGCCTCTAATCCTGGCACATGAAAGGGCCCATGGCAGACCTTGTGCCTGAGAAATGAGGAAATTAAATGGCAGTGTTGATGGAAACCAAACCACAACTTGTGCCATTAGGTAGCATGTTTTGCTTTGGAGGTGAGTCTATTGGAAAATTACTGCCCACGTGCAGTGACTGTGCACATGGGGCAGTGCGGGAGCAGTATAAAAGGGGGTACTTCTCCTCATTCTCTCATTCACTTCTCTTGCCTCCATCTCCTTTGGAACAAGGTAAGTCTGAAACTCTTTCTCCTGTTCATGCTCATCTTCCTTTGCCTCATCATCCTTTGGGATTTCTCAGCACAAAACTGATGTTTTGACCTACGCTGGGTCATGGGACTGCTTATcatgggagaagaaagagggTAGAAGGTGTGTCATGGAGAGAGGTTGGGGCTTGGCTGAGGTCTTCTCTTAGCTACAGGCTAGGAAGGGATCTCCAGGGGCTTAGTGACTCATGGCAGGGCTTTTCTGGGCTGAGGGGAATGAGAAACCCATGGGCCTCCCTATAATGCCTTGAGCTCTCAGCTCTAGCATGTTGCTTGTGTCCCTTGTATTGGGCTGACGGGCTGCTCTGCAACCACCCTTCATGCTCTGCTTCCCCCTACTGTCTCTCCCAGGTGCACTTCCAGCctcaagacatgtcctgctacaacccctgcctgccttgccagccctgccggccctgcgGCCcaaccccgctggccaacagctgcaatgagccctgtgtcaggcagtgccaggattccaccgtcgtcatccagccctcccccgtggtggtgaccctgcctggccccatcctcagctccttcccgcagaacaccgcTGTTGGaaactccacctccgctgccgttggcagcgtcctcagctctgcgggagtccccatctcctccgggggctttggcctctctggcttgggcagccgctccTGTGGcacaaggtgcctcccctgctaaagctgctgggaCGTTCCCCAGGGACCCACAAGATGGTACCAGACTGGGGATGGAGCATTGTGCTGTTGCTTTCCAAAGGTCTGAGCAACCCCAGCAACCCTTGCAAAAGGATTGGGCCAGTCTGGCTCTCAGAAAGCGCagcccatgcctgcctttcccctcttccactctctcctttgcctcccgtctccttgttctcttgtgctgccctgggctgtgagccccacagagccagcctagGCAGGACCTGCTGACCCTGCTCCCTCTATGGGGCTGGCAGATCAACACCTTGTAGGATTGCTGCTGCAGCCATGGGTCACGAACTCCTGTGTGTTTCTCTTGCACCCTGTACTGGGACCTCGACTCAGAGCAACGTTGTTTCCctcttttgactcattaaagATCTGATGCATCCCAGACCATGCCTCTGtgtcattcttttcctttcagatgctcTCCCAAGATGCCCAGGGAGAGAGATGTTGCTCAGGGGTGGTTCTGGTAGGAGGTGTTTTGGGATGGTTGTGTAGTGACTGTTAATACAGGTGTGCACTGAATGTGCTTAGTCATGCATTGGGTTATTCTCTGCTTTCTaaacttctctgccttttccaaaaCCAGCAGGCTGGAAATATTTCAGTTGCAAAAGGGATTTTCTTCTGAATGATACCCATGGCCAACATTAAACTCCGTGGAAGGATAGTGCAAACAGAGAGCCACTCTGTTTCTCTAGTGCACCAGGACAGCTTGATCCACATCTGGCAATTCTTCCCATGTCATGGAATTTCCACGGTCTTGCGGGTTGCGGGTCCACTTCTCACAGAAGCTGCGtgccattttccctttttttctgcataaatgctCCATTTGTGAAAAATCCCCCTGTTCTGTATTGTGGGAAAAAGTCCTCTGCTGAGACCAAAAAGGTTTTTGGCACAGGACTGCTGAACTTGTAGGAGCTTTTACCAGTTTCTTTATGTCCTTGGAACCATGCAGTGAGCCACGTCAAAATAGCCCTGTATAGCCTACAGTGAGTGTGGTCCTGACCTGGCATGTGGAGAAAGAAAATTTCCGTCACAGATGTTTCTCACCACGTTGTCCATCCTCTGGAGAGTGACCACCTTTGGAAAGTAGTTCATTGATTGGATATCCCTGGATGTGGTTAAATAGCACTGCCAGGGGAGAGATGGCCTTAGAGCTCATCCTTGCACAGAAAcaccctttccctttcccaggtTTTTGTCTAGTCGAGGAAGCTCTCTCCACCAGGGTGTCATGGACAGCACAGAGGCACAAACCAGTGTCAGAGACCTCAAACTCCTCCAGACACTGGTGTTTCTATTTTCCTGTGGTGTTCAGCCATGTGTTGACTTGGCTGCTCTGCTTGGGGCCAGCTGCTGTGTGATATGAGAGCAGATGTGGGTTTGGCCTCCCCTTTGCTGGTACCAGAGCATGGAACATCTGATAAGATCAGGTGGTCTGGAAGGTGCCTCTTTCCTCCACCATGATTAAACCTTGCATTGACTGACAGTGGTCTGGCCCatgtaatttggaaaaaatgggAGTCAGTGACTGCACAGGGAAAGACTTTATGATCCAGATGGTCCTGGAGAAGGCAACATGTTCCTGACTCTGCAGCAAGAACTAGAAGGTTGGGGACTGCAAGATGGACAGTCGTTTGGGACAGGAGCACAGAGCTCTCGGCTCTGAGTGGATCCTGCAATACAATAATGCCCATCACCTCTTGTAGGATGGCCTGGTAGGGGAGATGTTCTGTGCCCCTGCTCCAGGTCCCTGGTCTGCTGCTACCCAGAGCCTCAGGGAACAGCGTGTAGTGCCTGGCCCTTATGCTTACACCTCCAGCAGGGTGAGAGAATTGCAAGCTTCTGTAAAAGTTACATCCCACTTTCCATTCCCTGTCCTTGAGTTTCTCCTGTGTCCCTGAGTATTCACAAAGTGGAGCTGGAAGGGAGGGAATAGCAAACCCTAGAGGTGTTGACAAGTAGGAAGAAACTGGTAGCCGCAGCATGTTGTATTGCATATCAGTCAAGAGAGAGACTGGGATTTCCTGATACTTTTAGTAGGAAAAGaacttttaatttccttctatACCTGCAGAAAATTGACGTATTTGtattgtaaaaggaaaatatcacatagaatcatagaattgttagggatggaagggaccttaaagatcatctagttccaacccccctgccatggtcaggaacatctcccactagatcaggttgctcagacccccatccagcctggccttaaaaagtCCATCTGCAGGAAAACAGAGGGCTCCCACAATGATACACAtctgtggtgggttaaccttggctggctaccaggtgcccaccaagctgctctgtcaTTCCCCTACttaacaggacagggggagaaaatatgatgaaaaaactcatggattgagataaggCCAGGGATATCACTTAACAATTACTGTCATGGTCAAACCAAACTCCtcttggggaaaataatttaatttaatgccGAGAAATAaaagtaggatagtgagaaataaaacaaatctaaaaacaaCTTCCACCCACTCCCTTCTCAGGTTCAACTTCGCTCCTGACTCCTTTACCGCCTCTTTCAGTGCCCTGAGCTGCACGAGGGCGTGGGGAATGGTTGTGGTCAGGTCATAACACTTCGTCTCTGCTgcaccttcctcctcacactgctcccctgctccagcatggagtctCTCCCATGGGACACAGTCCTTCACAAACCTCTCCAATCTGGTTCCTTTTCATGGGCCACAGTTCCTGCTAGGagcctgctcctgtgtgggctgTCCATGGACTGCATCTTTCTTCAGTGCCTATTCTCTGTTCCGggatggggtcctccacaggctgcagtgtggatatctgctctgccTTGGTCCTCCATAGGCTGCAAGGGGACAGGCTACTTTGCCATGACCTTCTGCAGGGGAAACTCTTCTCTGGtgcctggaacacctcctccctttccttttccactgACCTTGGAGTTGGCAGGgctgtttcttttacattttctcagTTCCGTCTCTCAGCTGTTGCACAATGTTTTTTACACGTTCCTGAATATGTTACCACGGGGGTGCTACCAATATCACTGATTGACCAAGATTTGGCCAGTGGTGAGTCCAACTTGGAGCTGGCTGAAACTGGCTCTATCCTACACGGGGGCAGCTTCTGatgtcttctcacagaaaccCTCCTTgcagctctcctcttcccactccGTTCTTTCCACCCTCACTACCAAAACCTTTCCATGTAAGCCCAATACAACATCTATAAACACTGGTTCCAGGTCCATCAGAAAAGACAGTATTAGAGAGGGGGATGAATGGAGAAAGGAAGCCCTTTCCCTACATCCTTGTCTGAGCAACATTGTAGATATTGCTGAGGTATTTCTATAAAAGTTCTGCCCCAACCATGCACTTTAAGAATGTGGCAATATGAGAAACATCCAGAAAGTAATCCAGGTAGATGGCCATCCCTCAATTATGCTACCTTAGCAAGGTAACTGTGTAAGAAACAACTAGAACTTGTAGCTAATAAAAAAAGAGTATTTGCTTAGCCAGTTGCTGACTAAGGTGTAATTACAAAGGAAATAATCTCATAGATATCAAGAAAGATCTGCAAAATTGGAGCCAAGGGAATCAGAGTGAACGTGATGGGCTGTTTATGATAAAGAGGAAGAAcctaggaggggaaaaagcagaaaatggggATGAGATAAAGTAGATGATGTGATCAGGACTTCTCAGGAGTCTCTGTTGAGCAGAACTGTGCTAATCACCACTGCTTGACTTGCTTCTAAGCAGAAGAGACTTGGTATGCCTTCCCTTGTATTGGCGAGGGACTCTGAGAGCAGCCTTCCAAGCATCAGTGGGGAACATCTGGATGGTACTGACTACCATACTGTTGCTCTTCAGGTCCTTCACAAAAACTTCACATAAatctttaagcttttcttttccttgagccCTAGGACATGCTCCAGCCATTTGTAGGTACACCCTCCAGCTCATGGTGATCTAGTTGTGCATATGTTTGCAGGTGGCTTTGTAGCAGTCATAGGTTGTTATGATGATCAGATCTCTATGCAAGCAAAGAGGTAAAGGAAAATATCTAAGCCACGCAACCCtcaaaaaaaatagtcttttttcaGAGAAGAGATCAGCCGGCATCATGGGCACTGTGACTGGGGAATCACAGATGCCAGCAAAAGAGAAATTGTTGAGGAAGTACGTGGATGTGTGGAGGCACCTGTCATGCGCAATAGACACCACTGTGAAGAAGCTGCAATGAGAGTGTGCAGGGAGAGCTGCAAGAACACCACAGAGAGGAATACGGGTGTCTGTGGGATTGACAAAATTTCCAGAAGGACGAACTCTTTCACTGTGGTCTGAATCAATGTCTCTTCTTCctactttttcttcctgaaagggaaggggaaattgCGCATAGAAAGTTAgtctattttttgtcttttttttttttttaggaatttttgctgacgacaccagaaAAAAGAGAAGTAGTAGGATATAAAGCATTCATTTTCACAATTCAAATCTTACTCTTGACTCACTGActgtaaaaacacacacaaatcatCAGATGATATGAGAAGATATTTACCATATTGGGTATCTAGAGATCAAGAAATGgctagagtgtgaagagctgtctctgaagaatagccacagCAGGTTGAAAGGTTATGGGTAAGAtttagagaccgaggcaacaaaaagaaccttgtggttggtgtttACTACAGGCTGTCAGATCAAGGGAAGACTATTGACAAAACCATCTTAccccagctacaggaggcatcatgcttgcaggctctcatcctgctggagGGCGTCAACCACCCTGACATTTGCTGTAAAAGTCACACAGTGAACTGTAGGCAATCCGGGAGAGTCCTGGAGTTCATCGCAGATAagttcttaagccaggtaatagacagtcCCACCAGAGGAGATGCGATACtggacctcatagtcaccaatGCGAGTGACCTaattggtgacatcaagattagaggcagcctgggctgcagtgattatgtactggtggagttcacagtcctgagggatatgggtcaggggaagagtaaagtcaggaccctgaattttaggaaagcagaaTTCTAGCTCTTCAAGGAATTAGTCAGTAGGATcctctgggaaactgccctcagggacaagggatcAGAATAGAGCTGGCAGGTCTTTAAGGACGCTTTCTatagagtgcaagagctctcgatccccaggaaaggaaggcaagaggccAGTGTGGTaagagactggaacaggttgcccagagaagttgtggatgccccgtcaaGGTCAAGGTTGGACagggttcaaggtcaggttggacagggctttgagcaacctgatctagtgaaaggtgtccctgcccaaggcaagGGGCTTGAACAAGGTTATCTttgaaggtttcttccaacccaaactgttctatgattctatgattctgtaatttgcATTTATCTTTAAAGTTCAGGCTTTTAATTCTCCTTCAGTCTAGACATTACCAAGTCTGTCTGGTAAGTCTGTGATATAACATTGAATTCCattgctctaaaaataaaaaaatttaaaaaatctttcagtttgatatattcttttttgttctgtcttaCTAAAAATATCCCTTTTCATCCTCTCCACATAAAAGCACAGAACATATATAATCAAGAGTTAAATATCATATGAAGTGCTTCCTTTTGATGAGACATCCTTGttagcaaaaatgaagaaaatcaatCTATAGCGTTCTCCATGAAAATGTATAGGAATGGTTTGTTCAAAATCTCTGAAGTCTGTCCAGGTATAGCAGAAGGCATTTAGAGGGAGCAGAAGTACACCACATTGTCTGTGACTCAGGACTGGATACGAAGCATGCAATTTCAATAGGAAAATTAGCAGCTGGAGAATTTACCAATGGCAATGAAGGATACACCATTCTTGCTGAATGAACATCTTCcccactccaaaaaaaaccccaacaaactgcAAAGTGGTATGTTTATCTTAGAAGACTTGCTTAGATTGTACTAGGAATGTAATTTGGTGGAGTTTCTGGTCCTTGTGTTATTTATGAGGTCCAGCTAGGTTATCTATTTGTCATGAAAGCAGCTGGGAGTTTGTATTCTATTATTAAAGAAGGGCATTAATCAAAAGTTATGTGAAACTAGACCAATTTCATGGAGGTGGTAAAATGGAAAGTACGATGAAAGAAATCCATACTGTTTTCCATTGCAACAATCTCCACTGAAATGTTACCCAAGGAATATAACTGCATTGAGTCAGAAATACAAAAATTCATATTACAGTTACATATGGCTACACATGGGTTTTCCCTGTGAAGGGACtcacctccctccatcttctggcaatgctcttcctaaCGGAGCCTGGGATGTTATTGGCCTTTGTTATAAgagtgcattgctggctcatgtccaatgTGGTGTCAGCCACCAGGACCCTAAAGTCCTTTTCTCTAAAACTTCAGCTCCAGCCTGTACCAGTTATTGGGATTATTCCTCCCTGGGTGCAGGTGCAGGATTTTGATGAACTCTGTGTGACTCTCGTCTGTTCATGTCTCCAGCCTGacgaggtccctctgaatggcagcacatgGTAcctcccctcccagttttgtgtcatctgcaaacctgctgtGGGTGCATTGTATCCCATTGTCCAGGTCACTAATGAATAGGTTAAACAGTAGAGAGTAGAAATGATGACTAGAActgttttcttctaagaaaatCCTAAAAGAGCTCAAAGGACCAAAACAACGGCAAAACTTTCCACAGATGGGATCTGCCTTCTGTGCTATGCCCTGATTGGAGGTCTGTCCAAGGTAATAAAACTTGGGGTTCCCAGCATCTGAAAGGATCTAAGATTGTCAATCCTCGTTTTCTTTCTTGTGATAGGTCGAATAAATGGTGTTTTAATCAATACCTTATGGACTCTGAGTGCTTTTCCTACCAGGCTCATAACAAACACTATCCCCAGTGCCTTATATCACTACACTGCAGCCTCAAGGAGGTCTGTCTGGAGCAGCAGTGACAGAGTTTTGCTGTACCCTATGGGCTGAGTTTCCTGGATGCAACATTTCTGAATTGCCCACTTAGCTACCTCCTTGTAAGGAAAATTATTCCCAAGTGTCATTGGGAAGAATTCATGCTGCCTTTTAGCTGTGATGCAAACCCTTGGGTGCAGAATTCAGAGTTTGTATTTACAAAGAGTAGGGAATGCTGGATGAGACCTATTGATGTCTGTGCAGACAGAAGCTAAGCTCTAATGAGATAGATAACTTAGGTGAGCCTCACTCAGGAGCAATTATGATGTTCATCAAAGACCATATGACATGCCTTTGTTGTGACCAAAGGACCTAAAGCTATCACACTGATTTCAGTAGAACCAGCCTGACAGGGGCTAGATGACAATTTGTCCCTTCTGTTCATGGTGAATTACTCCAAAGCCTTCCTCATTACTTTTGAGGCTCCACAACATGCTTCCAAAATTCCCCTGCTCACCCTCAGACCCTGCTGTTTCCCCAGTCCCTCCTCACAGGATATGCACTGTTTTTGAGAGCTGTGGCACTATCACAGTCACAGATGAGTTGTTGTGTCTTACAGTGGTTGTAGGGTGAGGGAGGTGCTGGGCAAGTTCCCTCAGACGTGTCCCTTGCTTTTTGGAACTTAATGTCTCTCTGCCAGTCAGAGTATGTGAGCAACTTCTCCACTCCAAAttcacacactcacacaaacACTCCCTCTTTTCTCACAGCCCTTGTCCCACTTCCTGACTTGGGCACATTCCTCCTCTTGTCCATCTCAGGAGACTGTGGGAAGATAGGCTACAACCGACTCCTGAGTGTTCTCTAAGGGGAGGGGTTCCTTAGCTGAGAAAGGCTACATCAGCCTTGGGAACCTTCATATATTCAGGGATACTCTTTTCATGATGAAGAGGTGCAGAATTTTTGTGGGTTAGGGGCACATTTAGGAGATCCTGAAACCTTAATGCTTCCGACCTTACtgtgggaggggggagaaagatTATGATTATGACTTTTTGCAGTTTTTTGGGAGAAAATGCAAATTTAGAATAAACGGAAATGATCAGAGCTTGTCATTGCAGTGTCTGGTGCATGTGGTCATCCTGGATGTGGCCCTAAAAGTGGGGGTGACTTTCCCAATTCCCCATCAATCCATCCCTTCACATCCCCTTCCTGCTCAAGGGTGCAGGGCTGTGCCATCCACACCACTCAGTGTGGCACACTCATGAgtcttggactcgatgatctcaaaggtcctttccaaccatgaagattctatgattctatgattctatgagtaccCCACGTGCTCCCTGTTGTGTGGTATGTATCCCTCATCCTTCTTCTGACAACCTCTCATCATTCGTCCATGGAATAAGATGTCCTTGTCACCTCTGAGTTTGTGGCAATCCTAAAAACacttctggagactggttccttgcTGTGGTTGAAGTTTGTCTTACCGTAACAGGACACAGCCAGGCTCCATGGGATGATGCAGAATAGTATTTGCAGATACCACTGGGAGGGGTCAACTGGCAGAAAGAGTGAGGTCCTCTATTCCCAGAAAAAACAGTACCATCATCAGACCCGAGGACAAGTTGTAAAACTCCAGTGGGGCAAACCCCATGAAACTGGGTTTCCAAAGGACTGCAAAGCACAGGTCTTATTGTTACTGGGTGACCATATAGAGTGATAGTACTTGGGAAgatgtgggtttggtttgtggttaTTGAATTGATGAAGCCACAGAGATTAATCTGAATAGCCAAGTTTGAATTCAGAGAAATAATACCTAACGTTGTCTATGGTGTTTCCTGTGAATTACCTGATTCTAAACAGTTTGGGTAACATGTGCCACATGGCTTTGTAATTGTGTCTGGAGAGCCTATTCACCATACTGCTAGCAAAACCTGTGGTATTAGAACGACTCCCCTGTACTGCCTCCTGAGGTTCcgctttccctgctgtttcccAGTGGGACCAGATTCCAAGGCTCTAGTGGAGAGCTCATTCTAGGAACATGCCATCAGGAATACGTGGGCAGTCGCCTGTGAGAAGGACCATCTTACAACAGAAAGTCACCTCGCTGCAAAATTTCCTTCTGGTATGAAGGCCCAGGATGGGCTGAATATATACACCTCCTGGCTGAACTTAGTAACCACCTAACCAGCTGGGTTAAAGTAATTTCCAAAGCTGCAGATCTGGTAGGCTGCAACCTCCATCAGGGGCTTTTACCAAGAAAAACCCTGTACATGCTGAGGGCTGTGAACCTCAGCCAGAGTGAGAGAAACCCTCCGGAAACAAAAGACACCTCCACCA
Proteins encoded:
- the LOC134524690 gene encoding feather keratin 1-like; its protein translation is MKEVMHFHALLSWRQLRCIPGGQGYAFMRQASWDGLSLRMVVIRDPTRVQQEKMTLPNKLVHFQPQDMSCYNPCLPCQPCRPCGPTPLANSCNEPCVRQCQDSTVVIQPSPVVVTLPGPILSSFPQNTAVGNSTSAAVGSVLSSAGVPISSGGFGLSGLGSRSCGTRCLPC